AATTGCTAATGATTCTCTATTATCTCTGGTGTAGATCGGACTGTGGTGAAAGAAACTCAAGTCACTGTGTACAAATATCCGTACCGAATGGAATTGTTAAAAGATATTCCTTACTTTCAACCGGGACTTCCCTTCAAGTGTGCGCTTCAGTTCCGTTATCACGATGGAACCCCTGCTAAAGGTATCACCGGTAAGGTGGAAGTGATGGAGATCGGATACGAAACAACTGCCACAAGTGATGATGAAGGTTTGATCAAATTGGAGCTGAATCCAATCGACAGTATCGACGGAATGGACATAAGCGTAAGTGGTTTCGAAAACAGTGAAGCAGAGTGTATTAATggtcatgaaatgaaaaactccGTGATGTTTTAACGAATTTTACAGTTTTCTAACGATGTACATGATGTTTTCTTTAACGAACAAGTGAGCAAGGCGAGATTCGACACAAATGCGTTCATCAAACTAGAACTAAAATCTCCGTGAGTACCACGTGTTTAAAGAAGTCGTTATAAAATCAAATGATTATGAGTAACATCTTTTGCTCTTTCACCTGCAGTATACATTTGCATAGTATGTTGCAATTTCTGGTTACATGTAGCAATCGTGTTGAATTCTTCGTGTACTACATTGTGTCGAAGGGCAACATCATTGATTCCGGTTTCTTGAGGATGCAAAATCCGAACAAATACGTCTTACAATTGAACGCCACGGAGATGATGCTGCCGAAGGCGAAAGTTATCGTAGCGACTGTAGTGAACCGCATATTGGTGTACGACTTTTTGGACATGGATTTCGTAGGGTTACGTAACAGTGTAAGTAAAACTTCAATCTATTATACTTTTTACCAACAAAGTACGCAGACTCTTAATTGTTTCTCTTAAAAAATAGTTCGAGTTGAGCATAGATAAGCAGCATGTTAAGCCGGGACAGCAAATCGAACTCCGAATGTCTGGACGACCGGGAGCGTACGTGGGATTGGCTGCATACGACAAAAGTTTGCTGTACTACAACGCGAACCATGATATATTCTGGGAGGACGTCATGCAGTTGTTTGAAGGATTTCATGCGATCGAAGAGAATGAGTTTGACAAGTTTCATGTAAGGTTTTGAAGTTATTTCGGAAACGTGAAAACATATTATTAGTATGTTCACTTTACAGAGCACAGGACTTTTCGCGAAGACGTTGGGTGACATCAAGTTTAATGAAGTCCACGATATTTCGGCACGAACAGGATTGTATACATACAATTCCATAGCCAAATTAGCCTCGTACCGGACAAACTTTCCAGAATCGTGGTTATGGAAGAATGTGACCATTGGAGGGTCTGGAACGAACACGATGATCGAGGCAGTACCGGATACAATCACATCTTGGTACTTGACGGGATTCTCGATTGATCCGGAGTATGGTTTGGGCATCATCAAAAAGCCCATTCAGTTCACAACGATCCAACCATTCTACATCGTGGAGAATCTTCCGTACTCCATCAAACGAGGTGAAGTCGTCGAGTTGCAGTTTACACTGTTTAACAATCTTGAAAGAGAGTACAACGCTGATGTCACCCTGTATAATGTGTTCAATCAGATGGAATTGATTGGACGTCCTCTGGAAGGTAAGTGTCTTTATTCTCTTGAAGTAATCTATTCCATTTCAGTACATAACAGTCTCCTGTCTACAGATGAAAGCTTCACGAAATCCGTGAGCGTTCCTCCAAAGATTGGTGTACCGATCTCATTTCTGGTGAAGGCACGATCGCTCGGAGAGATAACTGTACGGATTGAAGCTACGATCAAATCCATTCACGAAAGGGAAGGGCTAGAGAAAGTAATTCGAGTTACGCCAGAAAGTTTGGTACAACGAAAGATGGAATCGCGGTTCTTCCACTTCGACACATACAGCAATGAAACCTTCCGCATTTATTTAAACATCGTCAAAAAAGCTGACATGGATTCGAAAAAGGTTGAGTTCCGACTAAATCGTGAGTAGCAGAAAGcataaagaaattgttttttctatTGATGGCATTGAAATATTTGTTGTACTTCTAGCAAAtctgtttgaaatatttactaTTAAAATCTTGGATGATCTGCTTACTGTCCCGGTTGGTAATGGAGTGGAAAACATGATTAAACTTGCCCCAAACATCGTTGTGCTCGACTACTTACATGCTATTTGTTCGAAGGAACAGAATATCATCGATAAAGCTACCAGTTTGTTGCGCCAAGGGTACCAAAATCAGATGCGTTATCGTCAGACAGATGGATCATTTGGTGTATGGCAAGAAAAGGGTGGCAGCGTCTTCCTTACCGCTTTCGTCGCTAAATCGATGCAAACTGCGTCGAAATATATAAGCGAGGTTGATGTGGCTATGGTCGAGAAAGCTTATGATTGGCTTGCTTCGAAGCAGCACAGCTCGGGAAGATTCGATGAGGTTGGTGCTGTGATTCATCAAGAAATGCAAGGCGGTCTGCGAAATGGCATTTCACTGACATCTTTTGTGGTAACAGCGCTTCTAGAACACGAGAAAGCTGGAGAAAAGCACACGGCAGTGATCCAAAAGGCAATGAATTATCTAAGTTCGAACTTGGAAGACATCCAAAATCCTTACGATCTGTCCATTGCGACCTACGCGTTAATGTTGTACGGACATGAAAAGAAGACTACAGCGTTAGAAAAACTCATCGATCTTTCTACTCGCAGAAATTACGGTAACGATATATATCGTGTACAGAACTGGAACACGAACAACAGTATAGAGACAACCGCTTACGCTTTGTTGTCATTTGTAACGGCGCAACATTACTATGAAGGTATTTCGGTAATGCGATGGCTGATGAATCAACGCTACATTACCGGAAGCTTTGCACATGCTCAGGACACCTTCGTGGGATTGACGGCACTGACAAAGTTGGCGGAAAAAATCTCTCCCTCGCGGAACAACTACACCATACACTTGAAATTCAGCAACGAAACCCAAAAACTCCACGTAAACTCCGAAGACAACAAAATTGTCAACTTCGAGGACATACCGGGGGACACAAAGTTAATAGAGACCAACGTCGAAGGTGTCGGGACCGGATTTTTGCAGGTGATCTATCAGTACAGTTTAAATCTCGTGAACTTCGAGAACCGTTTCAACCTGGATCTGGAGAAACAGAAAACGACCTCTGACGACGAACTTCGACTAACGGTTTGTGCTAACTTCATTACGAAAGGGTCCAATGAACGTTCCCACTTGGCGTTGATCGAGGTGACCTTCCCTAGCGGGTTCGTTGTCGATCAGAATCCGATCAGCGAGCAGACTTCCTTCAATCCGATACAGGTGAgataattatacatttttaaatatgtaagAAAACCCTTCTAACCAATGCAACCATTTACAGCACACCGAGATTAGGTACGGCGGCACATCCGTTGTTGTGTATTACAACAGTATGGGCATCGAACGGAACTGCTTCACCGTGACGGCTTACAGACGGTTGAAGGTGGCTCTGAAGCGTCCAGCATATGTGGTCGTGTATGATTACTACGATCCCAGTGAGTATTTATGATACTTGTTATCGTAACATTCCGTCAacgaaatttattttctatttatattttttatttgattagaTTTGAATGCCATTAAATCGTACGAAGTTGATAGCAAAGATGCTTGTGACGTCTGCGAACAAGCCGATTGTCCAAAGGATTGTAGCAAGGAATAactttgaaacaaaaagacacataacagaagcaaaacataGGATAGAACGCAAAAGGAACAGGGTGCAACAGATAAACATGTAAACAACACatgaatttcaaattttaatggCAAGAGAATGGACAAATGTGCAAAATTTAGACGATTGATTCGGAGTTTCAATTGTGTTTGATTGAACTAAGTTGGGAAGGGGTTTTGTCTCATTATTTGCATGTCTAATTATTGAtagttcaatttattttattgaaatgaaTAAGTATGTAAAACAGACAACCGTTTAAAGACTCTGTTAGGTTTCGTGGATTAATTTAACGTTTCacgaatttgttttgttttgttttgcttgtttataTGTAGAATTCTTGACAAGTATAGTTTTATATATGTAGACAACACAAATGTAGGGCAAATTAATTAAAGGGTTATAGCTACTCGAACTAAAAATGAACTCAACATGAACAATTTGTAATTAACAATTAGGACGATAGAATAAACGGTAGCAAAGGGAAAGCTAACGGTGTAAGATCACTTAATCCGAACGTATTACAATTGCGACAAACTTCACCGCCAGCCCAAAATtatacttaaaataaattattggcaatgcagatatcctgacggtggtcaaagccggaaggttACGATGGCttgggcacgtgatgaggatgccggagtCATGCAACGCCAGGAAGT
The DNA window shown above is from Anopheles funestus chromosome 3RL, idAnoFuneDA-416_04, whole genome shotgun sequence and carries:
- the LOC125769010 gene encoding CD109 antigen-like; amino-acid sequence: MLQFVRSQILTLIIAIGAAHGMLVVGPKFIRPNQDYSVAFSNVNTNQGKVDLMLRIEGVAEDGMNVLNISKNFDVRQSMNRLVTFKMPENLSDANYKITIDGLRGFSFHQEAELVYLGNSESGLIQINKPVFKPGDTVQFRVIVLDTELKPSTRIETVQVTIRDPQNNVVRQWSSARLYAGVFENNLQIAPTPMLGIWNISVLVDGEVLVSKTFEVKEYVLSSFDVEVVPTVIPLEEHQSLSLTIAANYHFGKPVKGHVKVELYLEDDKRDQVKEFEMSGIGQVTLRFNEELELFNDQQDVLVKTTFIEQDTNRTVVKETQVTVYKYPYRMELLKDIPYFQPGLPFKCALQFRYHDGTPAKGITGKVEVMEIGYETTATSDDEGLIKLELNPIDSIDGMDISFSNDVHDVFFNEQVSKARFDTNAFIKLELKSPIHLHSMLQFLVTCSNRVEFFVYYIVSKGNIIDSGFLRMQNPNKYVLQLNATEMMLPKAKVIVATVVNRILVYDFLDMDFVGLRNSFELSIDKQHVKPGQQIELRMSGRPGAYVGLAAYDKSLLYYNANHDIFWEDVMQLFEGFHAIEENEFDKFHSTGLFAKTLGDIKFNEVHDISARTGLYTYNSIAKLASYRTNFPESWLWKNVTIGGSGTNTMIEAVPDTITSWYLTGFSIDPEYGLGIIKKPIQFTTIQPFYIVENLPYSIKRGEVVELQFTLFNNLEREYNADVTLYNVFNQMELIGRPLEDESFTKSVSVPPKIGVPISFLVKARSLGEITVRIEATIKSIHEREGLEKVIRVTPESLVQRKMESRFFHFDTYSNETFRIYLNIVKKADMDSKKVEFRLNPNLFEIFTIKILDDLLTVPVGNGVENMIKLAPNIVVLDYLHAICSKEQNIIDKATSLLRQGYQNQMRYRQTDGSFGVWQEKGGSVFLTAFVAKSMQTASKYISEVDVAMVEKAYDWLASKQHSSGRFDEVGAVIHQEMQGGLRNGISLTSFVVTALLEHEKAGEKHTAVIQKAMNYLSSNLEDIQNPYDLSIATYALMLYGHEKKTTALEKLIDLSTRRNYGNDIYRVQNWNTNNSIETTAYALLSFVTAQHYYEGISVMRWLMNQRYITGSFAHAQDTFVGLTALTKLAEKISPSRNNYTIHLKFSNETQKLHVNSEDNKIVNFEDIPGDTKLIETNVEGVGTGFLQVIYQYSLNLVNFENRFNLDLEKQKTTSDDELRLTVCANFITKGSNERSHLALIEVTFPSGFVVDQNPISEQTSFNPIQHTEIRYGGTSVVVYYNSMGIERNCFTVTAYRRLKVALKRPAYVVVYDYYDPNLNAIKSYEVDSKDACDVCEQADCPKDCSKE